GCTGCTCTTCTTGCCAGGTTGGTCGTCCAATCTTTAGCAATAATAGTATATAACTCCGTGCTTTGTGCGCTCCACCCTTGGCCACTGCATGATGGAGGCAGCTCATCAGCGCGAGATCACCGCCATGTTCGCGGTTACCTGAATGGCTAAGTGGCCAGTTTGCTTCTGTTCTAAGAGTTTACCTGACTGCAGGAACTGATGGTGTTGGGATGGGGCTCATTCTGCACCACAAGTCTTTGGGCAAGTGAGTATGCTGTTGCTTTCTATATACGTAGTACTTTAGGGAAATACTATTGCGGGCCAAGCAGGAAAGCCTGCTTTTAGCGTTACTACTAGTGTAGTAGTTTCCATGAAGTCATTATCTATCAAGTTAATCAATGTCAAAACAAAGGGACGCAAAGACCCACCGAGCCTAGATATAATAAGAATATTAAAATTCAAATGTATTTTGATGTCAAATAAAATTTACACAAAGCTGACTTTTAGAAGACCTATATGCGGGCCATGCATATAACATTAATATGTTGTCCAGTACTTAAGTAGGGGCCTTCATTGGTTGACATTATTTGCAAGATTAGTCCAATAAACCGGAAATGAGGGAAGAATAAGCCTACCCAATGTGACCTATGATTCGTCTACATGTTCCTTCTTATTTAGTCTAAAACTGCCCAACGTGACAAAAACTAGACTGCCTCCTTTTGTTTCTCATTTTCTACATTGAAGTCTAATAAAACCTCACGTTACTCATTTGCAGGGCCTTTGAAGTTCGTTGTTTGCATATACCAGTAAATGATCGTACACCATTTGATGGTATGACTTGCATTATTCACCTAGGCTTCACTATTACACCTTCCGTTCATTATTATAAGATGTTTTTAACCTTTTTCTGGATTGGATGTATATAGACGCatgttagtgtgtttgttcaccatttcagtccgtatgtagttcatactgAAAACATCTTATAACAGTGAACGGGGGGAGAACTATTCTTACTTGGATAATCATCTACGTACCAACTTTTCTCTACAAGTATTTTCTACATACCAACTCACAACAAAGTCCAGAATGTAGAAATATGCATTGATTCTAGAGATGTATATGTATCTCATTAGGACTACAGTTTCATCCAAGTCTAATTTCAGAAATTTGCACAAGGTATAAAGATCAAAACTAGGACAAGTTTAGGACACAAAACTAGTTTCATACCAACTCATAAGTTTTGCGGTTCTTAGAATTTTGTTTCTAGAGATATATATGTATCTCATTAGGACTACAGTTTAATCCAAGTCTAGTTTTGTTTCCCCCTGCTATTTGCGCTTAATAAAATTTTCCTTTATAAGAACGACTTTGTGCAGAGGAACTAGAGGAATACTTTGGTTTTTAAAGTTAGTTTAGACGCCATAACCATTTTGATCTAAAACTGACCAGCGTATCCACCAATGCCAAATACAGAAAACACCCGGTGGTGTGGAGATCCCACCTAAACGAGTCCTTCTCCTGAGTTTGTTGCACCCCCGCGACTCTCAGTATGATCTCATTCCACTCTACTAGATTCACCAAGAGAGCCCCGGGGAAATCAACCCACAAGTTTGCCACTCCGAGGACAGAGGCAACGGTGGCATCCTTCTGACCAGCCAGTTTTGGTctgtacaaaaaaagaaaaagaaaaaaggcatAATGTCATCGTCGCGCTTCTTTTGCATCTCCCAATGCCTGGTAATTCTTCGGTGTTAATTACACCAACTTCATCTCCTACATGTGCATTAACTTGCTTGGTCTTGTCTCCCGGGCGTCCTCTTTGCTGAGGTCTTCTGTCCGCCGCACCATGTTGCCCCTGTAGAGCCCACCGCAGAAGTAGGACTACAAAATAAAATTACTGTTATGAATTGTGAAGGGAAATCAGGGATAAGTACCCCGAAAGCTTCTATTGACCTAACAGCAATGAACATAAATGCTTACAGGGCTATTACAAATTGTCGAAAAATCTATCCAATATGAGCATGATTTATCACCAAACAGACCGATATATCTTGTTGGAGATTCCTTTGGTGGATGCCTGGCACTTGCAGCGGCAGCTCGTAATCCACACATCGATTTGGTCCTCCTACTGGTAAACCCAGGCAAGTGAAAATGTTGTATTTTAGAATGTGATGAGATAGTTCTTTCTTTAATTATAAAATAACTTGatggtttttcttcttttttctgcaGCAACATCATTTGCAAAGACTCCACTGCAGCCAATATTGCCTCTTTTGGAAGCAATGCCAAGCGACCTTCATGTTACAGTTCCGTATCTTCTTAGTTTTGTTATGGGTATACTTCTTAGCTTGTTAATTACCCTGGCCTGTGCTTTCTTCCAGTTGTTCTGTGCATCTTTTTTCCAACTGTATAATCTGATATGCTTGTCACAAAATTTTCTTGTTAATTTCATATGAACTAAAGAACTTGGAAGACATGATCTTGATTTTGAGTTATTGCTTGATAATAAAAGCATCCAGGCAGAATTCTACCTCACTGTATGTACTTTTAAAATTTAAATCTTGTTCAATTATCTTTTTATGAGCCAAGGATGTTTATGCGCAGCTGACCCTCTGAAGATGGCTATGGTTAGCATTGAGAACAACCTTTCTCCTCCAGAAACTCTTCAAAAGCTGTCAGAAAGTCTCACTTCTTTGCTGCCTTTGCTTTCAGTATGTTTCCATAGCTCCTCCTCTTTTTAAGTTTTATGTTTATCTATCCCATACATTCATTTTTATGTGACCTCCTATTCAAACATATGGAGTGCAAGAAAAAAATCCATATAGACTACAAAAAAAACATATGGAGTGCAAGAAACATATATGCTTATAAACTTCCTAAATGTTATTTGATCTGCTGTAACTCTATCCGCCAACGTTCATAAAAAAGACTTGATTTGTACATCTTTTAGGAGATCTCTACTTTAAGAaatgattatttatttatttttgcaagtCTAGAAAAGCATATAGAGTACAGACGTACAGACGTACAGTTGCATTTGCCGGAAAGGAGAAGTATCCATTTCTTTTAACCACTATTTTCAGAAGTCCTTGTGCTCTTAGTCCTCAGAAGAATCGGTTACAACCTTTTATAGAGCTATTTAATCACCTAGATATATTTTCTTATTATTGTTTTAGATTTCATTCCTTTCATTTatcagcaattggcagatatcataCCAAGGGATGCTCTTTTGTGGAAGCTCAAGCTTCTTAAGTCAGGAGCAGCCTATGCCAACTCTCGTCTTCATGCTGTACAAGCTGAAGTTCTGTTTCTTGCCAGGTAATCATTATAATGGTGCTGCCTAAATCCTCATTCTCTAGTCTTGTTTGATTTTCTATATCTAACTGTTTGATCTGATACTCTCCATATTAATTAATTTATTTAGTGGCAAAGACAATCTTCTGCCGAGTGGAGAAGAGGCAGATCGACTCTTCAAGGCACTGAAAAACTGCAGAGTTCGATACTTCAAGGAAAATGGCCATACACTACTCTTGGTACACTCACAATTCATCAAAGCGTTTCGGAGCCAGTCCGGTGTTTTCATTTCAATATTCATGCCAACCACTGTATGTCTTGGAGTACAATTTTGAACTTCATATTTTCCTTGCACAGGAGGATGGTGTGAATCTGTTATCTGTTATAAAAGGTGCAAACATGTACCGCCGTGGCAGGCAACGGGACTTTGTGACCGACTACCTTCCCCCTACACTAAGTGAGTTCAAGAAAACATTTGATGAAGACCACAAGTACGTATTCAACTTCTGAGAGTGCTTCCCTACTTGCATAGATCTAGTAAGTGAAAAACTTATAACCTTTTGCAGATTGTTTCACCTTGCACTGAGCCCAGTCATGATGTCTACTCTGACAAATGGAAAAATTGTCCGTGGCCTTGCTGGTGTTCCTGACCAAGGTCCTGTCTTGTTTGTGGGTTATCATGCACTGATGGGGATCGAGTTAAGCCCATTGTATGAAGAGTTTTTGAGGGAGAAGAACACGATTGTTCGTGGCATGGCTCATCCAATGTTGTTTGGATCAAAATATGAGACCTCGCGCCAGGAGTCGTCTCGGCTTGATACAGTCTCTATGTATGGCGGATTACCAGTCATTCCAATCAATATGTACAGGCTGTTTGAGAGAAATCAATATGTTCTCCTCTATCCTGGTGGTGCTCGGGAAGCTCTACATAGGAAGGTGTGCTTAATGTCTCCATATCTCTATTAAGCCTTGACATAACCATTAGGGACAGGACTGGTATTTAAGTCAAATTTGACTAAATTcctgaagtttaccacagaataccACTCTTCCAAACACGCTCTTAGAGTTTCACCACACGGAACTACTTTTGCAAACACCTAATTTAGCACATCAGCTTTTGTTATTAGGAGTGTGCTCACATGTACAAAAATAGTATGATCAAGGCTAGTGTCTAACAAGTATTCCACAAGGACCACGACTTAAAATACATACCAAAAAAATGGTATCTCAGAGTTATAGTAGATTTTACCTTCTTTTTTCTAATGTAATAATTGAGCTGGATTTGGCAGGGTGAAGAATACAAGTTGTTTTGGCCAGATCAGCCTGAATTTGTAAGGATGGCGGCAAGGTTTGGTGTTACAGTCATTCCATTTGGGTTTGTCGGAGAAGATGACATTTTAGAGGTAGCTTTCCTAATCCTTCTTTTGTTTCTATAGGAGAAATCAACACTGTTAAATCTCTATTTCTAAAAATATCACTGAAAATCGAAATTTGCGTTCATATGTCATATCATTTGAAATCTTAACCAGTTgaacatttatttattttttagatAATAATGGAAGCCTTTTTCTCAGTGGAGCCATTTTTTGCCAaaaagacccaaagtggtcggacccttccccggaccctgcgcaagcgggagctacgtgcACTAGGCTGCCCTTTTAGATAATGGAAGCCTTATTACCCCCGGCCTCTCCATCATAGATGCAGAGACAAAAAAATTGACTTCGCTGAGAAAAGGGGGAGACGAAAATATCAATACAATCAAATGAAAGTAGGTAGTAACATACCGACCAAGGCAAAGACTAAGAAACCTGTCAATGGCATGCCATCCAAACCGGGACATAAACCCCTAGGTAATACATTTGAGCCGCTTGGCGCTTGTGCTGTGCCTTCTGTAACAACACTCGTGATTACATCCAACTCGTACACGAGAGTAACACCTGCATACATGATTGAACTTTTTGATGTCACAAACATCGTAATGAAAAGGCAGCGCTCCTGCTGGTTGCTTGAAAAAACATCATTCATGCATAGCCAAATAGACCAAAATACCGCTGCAGCCCCAACCAAGCTGAAGTTTTGTAGTTTTCAGAAGTCAACTTACCGATTACATAAAGGTGAAAGCATGTGTTATTCGAGGAAAAATAACATGAAAGCATGGCACAGCAAATGACTTCGAAGATATAGAAAAAGACACCAACTCGAGATCTCCGCAGGACATGTGTGGTGATAAGTGATAACACATTTGTAACCAAGGTTGAGTAGCAGATTTTGGGGAAAGCTATACCAAGTGTATTTGTGTCTTCTTTCTGCAGTTGGTTCTGGATTACAATGATCAAAAGAACATTCCGTACCTTCGGGAGTGGATAGAGTCAATCAACAAAGACGGCCAGAGAGTGAGGTCAGATTTAATTTCCAAACAAATGAATCAAGTGTTCTGATCTTACCTTTGTGGAATTGCTACTTGGACTCTTTTTCATTCTGCTGTGAATATTTGTCATTTCAGAGATAGCGTCAAAGGAGAGGAAGGGAATCAGGACATGCACATACCTGCTATTGTTCCTAAAGTACCCGGACGATTCTACTACCTTTTTGGCAAACCAATCAAAATGGAAGGGATGAACAATGTTCTGACGGATAGGGAGAGCGCAAATGAAGTGTATTTACATATCAAATCAGAAGTCGAGAATGCAATGGCATACTTAAAGAGGAAGAGGGAGGAAGACCCTTACAGGAGTATAGCTCAGCGTGCTGTGTACCAGGCAACTCAGGGTGTTTCTGCTCAAGTCCCAACTTTTGAACCATGAAGACTAGGTGCAAATATATTCCTGTGATAGTGTGACTGCACATTGGCAGATAGTAGGTATCCATTATAGCAGAGTATAACACAGTACATAATGTGTAGCTAACAAATGTATCTGAATATTTGTATTATGTTTTGAATGTACATGTTACTTATTGATAGTGATTAATTAACACCAAAATGTTATTgattatttgatacttgttcacaaTAAAGGGTCTCTTTTATCCTGTACTAGTACTCCTACTATGTAGTCAATGTGAAAACACACCACCTAAAGTGACAGGTGCATCAGATGTGTTCACCTTTCCGACAACTTCTTTTAGGAGAAGATGTTATACTGGCTACCAACGATTTTATTTATTAAAAAAAGCACTGCTAGGCAAGCGCTTAAGCATGACTAGGCGCTATGCGACAGCAGAACGCCTAGCCTTGAGGGCTGCTAGTGCTAGGCAGAGGCAAAATAGGAATTTAGACCTAGGGCTTTTTTGAACCTGCTGGCTACCTGTCATGTTTTGAAAAGATTTCACATGTAGGTGGTTTGACACACAGTAACATACCATAGATTTCAAAGGGAAAAAAACATGCAAGTTACTGCAATAACTTTAGAAAACTCCTTGGGACTTCCACTGTTTCACACTTCAACATTTCTACCTGATTACATGGACCTGTTTATGATTTATCAAAAAGATGGCAAAAGCTGTGGTCTCAGCAGCCCTAGAGAACAAGAGCGCTGCCATTATTTCTACACTGGTGAATGATAAAACTTAAATGTTAATGAAATGGTTCAGGCTGGCGTAAGCCCGCCGTAACAccgtcaaaaataaataaaacttaAATGTTTGACAGAAAGCCACTGGGAAATAAGGGCACAACGGCTGGTTTGAAAACACCAGAAAATAACTCAAAGTTTGTGAAAACAGGAAAATAAGGGCTCAACGACTGGTTGATAACACGTCTTGAAGATCAGAAATCAGTAACAGAAGAAATGGAACAAGCCAACAAGATTAATATTGGCATGGACACGACAGTGTTAGATGTGTATGTGTATAGTTTGTGTACATCCCCATTATATAAGGGACTTTTCTGCACTTTACCACATCTGTATATGTATCCCTCAGTAAAGCTAGTTGCTCATTcctaacatggtatcagatgctTAGGTTCCTCTCCCGCTCCCGCACGCCCGCAACTCCGTGCTCCCTCTTCCTAGTCTGCCTCGATTCCATTCCGGCCAACCTTTCCGGCAGCTGCTGTTCCGGTCGCCGTTACCATCTGCCGCTGTGCCGGCCACCGCGGCCGCATCTGTCCCGGCCGNNNNNNNNNNNNNNNNNNNNNNNNNNNNNNNNNNNNNNNNNNNNNNNNNNNNNNNNNNNNNNNNNNNNNNNNNNNNNNNNNNNNNNNNNNNNNNNNNNNNNNNNNNNNNNNNNNNNNNNNNNNNNNNNNNNNNNNNNNNNNNNNNNNNNNNNNNNNNNNNNNNNNNNNNNNNNNNNNNNNNNNNNNNNNNNNNNNNNNNNNNNNNNNNNNNNNNNNNNNNNNNNNNNNNNNNNGCAGCTGCTGACCCCCGCTTGAGCGCCCTCCCCCCCTTTCCGCGCTGCGTGGGCGAGCTCTGAGCGGGATTCGAGCGCCTCCCCCGCCCCTCCTTGCCGCGTGGGCGAGCGAGCGGGATCCGGGTGGGATCCTCTGCCTCCTCTGCCTGATCCGGTCGGGGCAGGTGGATCTGGTCGAAGGAGGGTGCTCCTCAGCTCCCAGGGCGCTCCTCCAGCTCCCTTGGCTCGCGCCGGCCCAAACCCCTCTCTGGCCGGCCACCACTCGGTCGGCTGCGTTCGATCCGCTTCTGCTTCGAGCGTGTTCTGCTCGATCCCCTCTGTGTTGACTCAAAACAAAAAGAGCAACAACAGCAGAGTGACTTCCTCATGTCCTCTTCAGGCTATGTCGCGGTTCCTCGGTGCTCGGTGATCttcgatggcaccaactatgcCGAGTTTGTGGGCTTCATGCGCATCCATATGCGTGGACTCCTTCTGTGGGGAGTTCTTTCTGGCGAGGTCCCCTGCCCGCCATGCCCTGTTGCGCCAGTGGTCCCAATCCCACCGGTGCCGCCAGCCCTTGCTGCTGATGCTTCTCAGGCTGACCGGGATGCCGCCAAGGCTCTAGATGATGCTGCAGTTGATGCTTATGATCAGCAGgtgtcagcatattctgatgctctTTCTGTCTACCGGGATGCtctgtctgcttacactcagtggtgcaatgatgatgctcgagtTGCTGCCGTTCTCACTGCGAGTGTCCTCCCTCAGTTTGCTTCGGAGTTCATGGGCCTCAGCACTATTGCAGCAATGTGGTCCTATctttgtcagcgctatcagccctctggtgatgccctCTACCTTTCTGTGgtgcgtcaggagcatgctcttcagcagggtgactcgtCTGTGGATGAGTTCTACTCGcagtgctctgccatctggcgtcaGCTTGACTCACTGCGGACAGTTGTTTGTGGCACTTGCCGTTGCTATCAGACTACGCGGTCTGACTTGGAGTTTCAGAGGGTTCATGAGTTCTTATCTCGCCCCCGATCTGAGTTTGAGCCTCGTCGTGCTCACctgcttgctcgtggtcgtgttcctatctcAGAGGTGCTTGCCGAGCTTCGTACCGAGGAGACCCGTCTTCGCTCTGCAGGGTTACTTGTGGTTCCTTCAGTGTTGGCCGCCCGAGCTCCTGTGTCCTCTGCTCG
The sequence above is a segment of the Triticum dicoccoides isolate Atlit2015 ecotype Zavitan chromosome 1A, WEW_v2.0, whole genome shotgun sequence genome. Coding sequences within it:
- the LOC119268553 gene encoding acyltransferase-like protein At1g54570, chloroplastic, which gives rise to MSIPALRSFPAVYGVKPTARLVRHHSRLGGGLRASSVAVNGEVGLRNRSGKKEDAVKEEKDRGLEPLYDDGFGGVTVKDYFAAARALCKDDGGPPRWFSPVECGQPAVEDAPLLLFLPGTDGVGMGLILHHKSLGKAFEVRCLHIPVNDRTPFDGLLQIVEKSIQYEHDLSPNRPIYLVGDSFGGCLALAAAARNPHIDLVLLLVNPATSFAKTPLQPILPLLEAMPSDLHVTVPYLLSFVMADPLKMAMVSIENNLSPPETLQKLSESLTSLLPLLSQLADIIPRDALLWKLKLLKSGAAYANSRLHAVQAEVLFLASGKDNLLPSGEEADRLFKALKNCRVRYFKENGHTLLLEDGVNLLSVIKGANMYRRGRQRDFVTDYLPPTLSEFKKTFDEDHKLFHLALSPVMMSTLTNGKIVRGLAGVPDQGPVLFVGYHALMGIELSPLYEEFLREKNTIVRGMAHPMLFGSKYETSRQESSRLDTVSMYGGLPVIPINMYRLFERNQYVLLYPGGAREALHRKGEEYKLFWPDQPEFVRMAARFGVTVIPFGFVGEDDILELVLDYNDQKNIPYLREWIESINKDGQRVRDSVKGEEGNQDMHIPAIVPKVPGRFYYLFGKPIKMEGMNNVLTDRESANEVYLHIKSEVENAMAYLKRKREEDPYRSIAQRAVYQATQGVSAQVPTFEP
- the LOC119352739 gene encoding uncharacterized protein LOC119352739, whose amino-acid sequence is MSSSGYVAVPRCSVIFDGTNYAEFVGFMRIHMRGLLLWGVLSGEVPCPPCPVAPVVPIPPVPPALAADASQADRDAAKALDDAAVDAYDQQVSAYSDALSVYRDALSAYTQWCNDDARVAAVLTASVLPQFASEFMGLSTIAAMWSYLCQRYQPSGDALYLSVVRQEHALQQGDSSVDEFYSQCSAIWRQLDSLRTVVCGTCRCYQTTRSDLEFQRVHEFLSRPRSEFEPRRAHLLARGRVPISEVLAELRTEETRLRSAGLLVDIVRLKRLLASSGSSSTGSAAAVTASTSPPPQASTQSGTSSWVLDSGASFHMSSDSSVLSSL